The DNA segment GTCGATGCCATGTTCAAGGAATGTCGCGCCGATCAGCGATTCCACGATGTCGCACAGAATCGAGCTCTTCTGTGCGCCGCCCTGTGTCGCTTCGCCGTGACCCAGCAGAATATACGGTTCCACATGCAGCTTGGTGCGTGCAATGGCGCTCAGCGCTTCCTCGCTCACCGCTTTGGCGCGCATCTTCGCCAGTTCGCCTTCGCTCATATCGGGGTGCAGGCGGAACAGCGTCTCGGTGGATATGAGTTCCAGTACGGCGTCGCCCAGGAATTCGAGTCGTTCGTAATGTTTTGCGCCCGGATGCTCGTGTGCGAAGGAACGATGGGTGAGCGCCTGGACCAGCAGATCGGGGCTGATGGTGGTGCCGAGCGCCTCCAACAGTTCGTTTGCGGCCGTCTGGGTGCCGTCATTGTGGTAGGTGCGTGTGATTGGCTTGTGCTGTGCTTCGTCTGTCATGATCCTCTATCTTCTGTTTTCTGGAATTTCCTAGGGCTTTCTAGGATATAAAGATATAAAAAGCCCTGCCACCCGTCGATGGCAGGGCTTTATTCATGCTTGTCCAGTGCTGCTCACTTGGTGTGAATGGACTGGATAGCCTCACGGTAGACGCGGCCGCGGAAAGAACCGCAGCTCGGGCAGGCCATGTGCGGCTGAGCCGGAGCGCCACAGTTCGGGCAGGTCACGGTAGCCGTAGCGGTCGCCTTCCAGTTCGCGCGACGCGAATGAGTGTTGGCGCGCGAGGTCTTGTACTTAGGCAGTGCCATTTCAGTATCCTCTGTTTCGTTCGAACATTTGAGCTTAAGCGTTCAGTACTTTAACGCAACGTGCGTACAAATAGCGTATTCCGGTATACGCGCGCACGCGTGTCGCAGTATCCGCAGGCCTGTCAGCCCTGCTGTTCGCGTTCAAGCTGTGCCTTGAGATCGGCCAGTCCGGCGAAACGGATGTCGGTCATCTCGTGGGTGTGGTCGGGATTCTCGTTGAGATCCACGCCGCACTGGGAGCACAGGCCACGGCAATCCTCGCGGCACAGCGGCTGCAGCGGCAGCTCGTCCACCAGCGTATCGCGCAGCAGCGCTTCAAGATCGGCGAAGGAACCGTTGTTGAGCAGTGGATACGTGTCTTCGGATTCTTCCTCGCCGGCGATGATGTCGACCTCGTCCTGCTGCCTGCGATTGTCGCGCTCGTCATGGTAGGGGAAGAACACGGTCACATGCGTGGTCCAGTCACGGATGATGGGCTTCAGGCAACGGGTGCATTCGGCATGCACCGGGGCGTTGATGTCGGCGTTGAGAATCAGACCGTCCACAATCGAGTCGAACGATCCGCTGACATGTACGGGTTCGCCTTCCTTGACGCCGATGATGTCATCGCCGATGCCGCTGGGCGCGGGGAAATCACTGTCGATCTGCTTGGACTGGCCGGCGCGGGACGCGACCTGCGCAACGGATACGCTCCACGGGGAGTTTTCAATATGTGGCATGGGTTTTCAGGCCTCCGGGTAGTCGTTCTGGTCAAGATGCGGGAGCTGGTCGGCGGCGGCGCGCTGGCGCTCGTGCAGCACGTTCAGACCGGCGTCCACATCGCTGGTGAGTTTGGTCAGTTGCTGGCGCAGACCTTCCATCACTTTGGCGGAATAGTCGTCGGCGCCTTGCGTGAGATGGTCGGCCTTGGCCTGGGCCGTGTTCAGAATGGTACGCGCCTTCTGCCGTGCCAGTTCGGTCACGTTTTCCTGGCCTGCAAGGAACTGCGCCTGGTCGTTGGCCTCTTTGATGGTGTCGGCGGCACGGCTTTGCGCGGAGGCGACAATGGCATTGGCCTGGGTCTGTGCGCTTTCCAAACGCCGTTCCGCCTCGCGCATGAGGGCGGAAGCACGTTCGAGCTGCACCGGCAGCATTTTCTTCAACTCATCGAGATTGGCCATCAGCGCATCGCGGTCGACCTTCACCAGGCCGGGGGAGAAGAAACCACCCTTTGCCTCGTTCAGCGTGTCCTCCAGCTTGCCGATCACATCGTAGACGGTGGTGAATTCCTCTTGGCTTTGCTCTTCGACGGTGGGCTTTTCCCTCAGATCAGGCAGTGGGAACGGGGATGTGAAGGATGGCGTGGAAGAGGCGGCGTCGTCGGCGACAGGCGGTTCGCCCGCCACGGTCTCGTCCAATGGCGCGGACTCGGCGTATGCCCCGGTGCCGCCGGCGGGCTGACCGTCCGGCAACGGCATGGGGGCGGACGCCGGTGTGGGGTTCGGTGCAGGTGCCGGAGGCATAGGCGCGCTTTGCAGCGGTACGGTTCCCCTATTTTCGGCACCTGTCACATCGGCTACAGGGTCACCGGTCAAATCCACGTATCCGGTCGGATGTTCGACATCGTTCTGATCACTCATGGGAAATCCTTTCCTTGTGCAACGCCTCATTCAGCATCGGGACTACGCAATCGGGCACCATTCCGGTCACGTCGCCGCCATGACGGGCCACATCTTTGACGATGGAACTCGAAATATGCTCCAGCACGGGGTTCGCGGGCAGAAACAGCGTTTCGATGCCGGCGATCTGCCGGTTCACCAGGGCCATGCCCAGTTCCGCCTCATAATCGCCGTTCTGTCGTAGCCCCTTTACGATCACGGTGGCGCCAACCTGCTTGCAATAGTCGGTGATCAGTCCGTCGGTAAACGAGACGACCACGTTCTCGCAGCCCCTTTCCACAAGGGCGCGGCGAATAATATCCACACGGGTCTGCGCTGAAAACATCGGTGTTTTGGCAGCGTTCACCGCCACTACCACATGCACTTCGTCGAAGAAACGCGTGCTGCGTTCGATTACGTCAAGATGTCCGGCGGTTACGGGGTCGAACGAGCCGGGGCATACTGCTTTGGTCATAGGAATAAGCCTACCTCTTTATCCGGCGTTATCTGGCATGGCGCAGCGCTTCGCGGCGTAGAAACGGGAAAAACATTATGATGGAGGGCGGATTGAACGAACGCGTAAGGAGCATATCGCAATGACCACGTATCTCAACAGCGGCGACCAGCAGTCCGCACCGGATTCCGGCGCAGGCACCTCGGTGCTGGAACGCCCGGAAGTCAAGGAGGAGACCCAACGCTCGGATAATGGCGACGCGGATCGCTACGCGCATTACGTTTCGAAGGATCGCATCGCCGAATCACGTATGACAGGCCGCCCGGTGGTGGCGTTGTGCGGCAAGATCTGGGTGCCGAAGCGAGACCCCTCCCAATACCCGGTATGTCCGGACTGCAAGCGCATCTACGAGGAGATGTTCCGCTGACGTTCCGGCAGACAGGCCAAGGCCTGTGCCCTCCGTGCGATATGCGGCGGGCGCGGGCCTTTGTCTTATGCCGCAAGCGATTGCGGTCAGCGCTTGGAGATCTCGTCGATGCGGGCAAGCTCCTCGCTGCTGAAATCGGTGTTGCTCAGGGCCCCGATATTGTCGAGAATCTGCTGCGGCTTCGAGGCGCCGGCCAGCACGGACGTGACTGCATCGTCATGCAACAGCCAGGCCAGCGACATCTCGGCCAGTGTCTGACCGCGTTCAATGGCGATGTCGTTGAGCTCTCGGATCTGCTGCAGACGTTCCGGCGTCAACGCCGAATGCTTCAGGAACCGGGGATCCACCGCGATACGACTATCGGAGGGGATGCCGTCGAGATAGCGGTTCGGGTTGGGAACGTAGGCGAACGTTGGCTCGAGCATAAGGTGATCCTTCGTTGGATAAGTGTCGCAAGCGCTTGTATCGTAACGCAAAAACGGCCGTGGAGCCTGTATCAGTACAAGGGTCCACGGCCGTTTGGCGAAGAATTCCTACGGGATGGAGGTGCCTATAGCACCGTGATCTCGGTCGGAATCACCGGGTCTCCCTTCATCAGGCTTTGTGCGGCGATCGGCAGTTCGTTCAATGCGGCGGCACGGTAGTCGTGCGCGCGCATGATGGCGTCATGGCCCTGCCAGCTGGAGTCGATCTGGCCGTGATCGACGTAATCCACGAGCAGATTCTTCCAGCCGTTGTCCGGCGTGTAGCCGGCGAGCTTCTCTTCGGAGCCGGAGATCACATGCTCGGCTTCGGCCAGGTTGTACTCGTAGGAACGGTAAGCGAGCTTGCGCCCCGGAGTGGTGGCCTTGTCCTTGCTTTTCTTCATGACCGGCGCCATCACGCCGTCCGCGCCTTCACGTTCGGTGAGCTTGTAGACCATGGCGCAGGTCGGGGCACCGGAACCGGTGACCAGCATGGTGCCCACGCCGTAGGAGTCGACCGGCGCGGTCTGCAATGCGGCCAGTGCGTATTCGTCCAGATCGTTGGTGACGGTGATGCGCGTATTCGTGGCGCCCAATGCGTCCAGCTGGTTGCGCACACGCTGTGCCAGGGAGGCAAGATCGCCGGAATCGATGCGCACGCCGCCCAGTTCGGGTCCTGCCACTTCGACGGCAGTTTTCACGGCTTCCTCGATGTTGTAGGTGTCGACCAGCAGCGTGGTGTTCTTGCCCAAGGCGGCGATCTGCGATTCGAAGGCGCTGCGCTCGTCGTCATGCACCAGCGTGAAGCAGTGGGCTGCGGTGCCGATGGCCTTCAATCCGTACAGTTGCGCCGCCAGCAGATTCGCGGTCCCCTGGAAACCTCCGACCACTGCCGCGCGTGCGGCTGCCACAGCCGACCATTCGTTGGTGCGGCGGCCGCCCATATCCATGCATGGGCGGTTCTTCGCGGCGCTAACCATACGGCTTGCAGCCGAAGCGACGGCGGAATCATAGTTCAGAATCGACAGCACCAGCGTCTCCAGCAGTGTGCACTCGCCGAATGTGCCTTCGATCTGCAGAATCGGGGAGTTCGGGAAGAACATTTCGCCTTCGCGGTAGCCTTTGATGGATCCGGAGAAATGGAAGTTTTCCAACCACTTGATGGTTTCCGGGCTCACCACCTTGCGATCGGCCAGGAATTTCAGATCCTCGTCGTCCAGATGGAAGTGCTCGAGCGCGTCGAGGATGCGACCGGTGCCGGCGACCACGCCATACCGGCGTCCTGCGGGAAGATGCCGGGTAAACACCTCGAACACGCATTTGCGATCCGCCGTACCATCCTTCAGGCAGGCGTCCAGCATCGTGTACTCATACATGTCGGTCATAAGGGCCGGCGAATAATCCACCATTCTTCTGTCCCGTCTCGTGGTGACTAATAGGTAATCCGACTGTAAGTCCTGGCTCGCGTTCATGCAATGGGTCGGCTTGTTACGCGAACGCGGCCGCAAGCTGCTGACCCCGCTCGATATTCGGTCTGTCTGCTCGCCGTTGCGTGGCGGCGCAAGGGCGGCGTGCGCGTAAGCTGGGGCGCATGGTTGAAATTACAGATATGTTGGGTGAACGTTCCATTACTCGTGCCGATGGTCGCAAGGTCGACGAATTGCGCCCGGTACGCATCACACGTCATTTCACTGACGCCCCGGAAGGCTCCGTGCTTATCGAGTGCGGCAACACCCGTGTCATGTGCACGGCGACCTTCACCGCCGGTGTGCCGCGTTGGCGTAAGGATTCCGGTCTGGGCTGGGTCACTGCCGAATATGCGATGCTGCCCAGGGCTACCGCGGAACGTACCGACCGTGAATCCGTGCGTGGCAAGATCGGAGGCCGCACGCACGAGATCAGCCGTCTGATCGGCCGTTGTCTGCGCGGCGTAGTCGACATGAAGGCGCTGGGCGAGAACATGATTCAGATCGACTGCGATGTGCTGCAGGCCGACGGCGGCACCCGAACCGCTTCCGTGACCGGCGCGTATGTGGCGTTGGTGGATGCGCTCGACTGGGCGGAGAAGCATCATCACATTCGTTCCGCCAAGAAGGTGCTCACCGATTGCGTGTCCGCCGTGTCGGTCGGTGTGATCAGCGGTACTCCGATGCTGGATCTGCCGTATGTGGAAGACAGCGCCGCCATGACCGACATGAACGTCGCCATGACCGGTTCCGGCGCCTTCATCGAACTCCAGGGCACCGCCGAACATCGGCCGTTCACCCGCGACGAACTTGGTACGCTGCTGGACTTGGCCGAGAAGGGCAACAAGGAGCTTCAGGCCGCGCAGCGCGAGGCGCTCGCCAAGGACTGAACGAACGCCCGGTCTGGCGTATGGCACGCGGACCGCAAGAGTATGTAAGGCAGTAAGCCAGCATAAGGAGTAAAGGAACATATATGCGCATCATCGTTGCCACGCATAATGAAGGCAAGCTCAAGGAAATCCGCCGCATTCTTGCCGAGGATTTGGGCGAGACCGCTCAGCAGGTGGAACTGGTATCCGCCGGTTCTCTGAATCTGCCCGACCCGGTGGAGGACGGCGTGACCTTCCAGGAGAACGCGTTGCTCAAGGCGCGTGACGTGGCCGCCCGCACCGG comes from the Bifidobacterium angulatum DSM 20098 = JCM 7096 genome and includes:
- a CDS encoding DUF3039 domain-containing protein, translated to MTTYLNSGDQQSAPDSGAGTSVLERPEVKEETQRSDNGDADRYAHYVSKDRIAESRMTGRPVVALCGKIWVPKRDPSQYPVCPDCKRIYEEMFR
- a CDS encoding ATP synthase subunit B family protein, with translation MSDQNDVEHPTGYVDLTGDPVADVTGAENRGTVPLQSAPMPPAPAPNPTPASAPMPLPDGQPAGGTGAYAESAPLDETVAGEPPVADDAASSTPSFTSPFPLPDLREKPTVEEQSQEEFTTVYDVIGKLEDTLNEAKGGFFSPGLVKVDRDALMANLDELKKMLPVQLERASALMREAERRLESAQTQANAIVASAQSRAADTIKEANDQAQFLAGQENVTELARQKARTILNTAQAKADHLTQGADDYSAKVMEGLRQQLTKLTSDVDAGLNVLHERQRAAADQLPHLDQNDYPEA
- the coaD gene encoding pantetheine-phosphate adenylyltransferase, producing MTKAVCPGSFDPVTAGHLDVIERSTRFFDEVHVVVAVNAAKTPMFSAQTRVDIIRRALVERGCENVVVSFTDGLITDYCKQVGATVIVKGLRQNGDYEAELGMALVNRQIAGIETLFLPANPVLEHISSSIVKDVARHGGDVTGMVPDCVVPMLNEALHKERISHE
- the rph gene encoding ribonuclease PH, which codes for MVEITDMLGERSITRADGRKVDELRPVRITRHFTDAPEGSVLIECGNTRVMCTATFTAGVPRWRKDSGLGWVTAEYAMLPRATAERTDRESVRGKIGGRTHEISRLIGRCLRGVVDMKALGENMIQIDCDVLQADGGTRTASVTGAYVALVDALDWAEKHHHIRSAKKVLTDCVSAVSVGVISGTPMLDLPYVEDSAAMTDMNVAMTGSGAFIELQGTAEHRPFTRDELGTLLDLAEKGNKELQAAQREALAKD
- a CDS encoding nicotinate phosphoribosyltransferase, which encodes MVDYSPALMTDMYEYTMLDACLKDGTADRKCVFEVFTRHLPAGRRYGVVAGTGRILDALEHFHLDDEDLKFLADRKVVSPETIKWLENFHFSGSIKGYREGEMFFPNSPILQIEGTFGECTLLETLVLSILNYDSAVASAASRMVSAAKNRPCMDMGGRRTNEWSAVAAARAAVVGGFQGTANLLAAQLYGLKAIGTAAHCFTLVHDDERSAFESQIAALGKNTTLLVDTYNIEEAVKTAVEVAGPELGGVRIDSGDLASLAQRVRNQLDALGATNTRITVTNDLDEYALAALQTAPVDSYGVGTMLVTGSGAPTCAMVYKLTEREGADGVMAPVMKKSKDKATTPGRKLAYRSYEYNLAEAEHVISGSEEKLAGYTPDNGWKNLLVDYVDHGQIDSSWQGHDAIMRAHDYRAAALNELPIAAQSLMKGDPVIPTEITVL
- the rnc gene encoding ribonuclease III: MTDEAQHKPITRTYHNDGTQTAANELLEALGTTISPDLLVQALTHRSFAHEHPGAKHYERLEFLGDAVLELISTETLFRLHPDMSEGELAKMRAKAVSEEALSAIARTKLHVEPYILLGHGEATQGGAQKSSILCDIVESLIGATFLEHGIDGARKVVHRLIDDTLAEVATEGPALDWKTSLTVKAHHLGKGEPVYHMAVSGPEYAQVFTARVSLGDDEEILGVGKGSSKRKAQLAAAAAAWKKLD
- the rpmF gene encoding 50S ribosomal protein L32; this encodes MALPKYKTSRANTHSRRANWKATATATVTCPNCGAPAQPHMACPSCGSFRGRVYREAIQSIHTK
- a CDS encoding YceD family protein — translated: MPHIENSPWSVSVAQVASRAGQSKQIDSDFPAPSGIGDDIIGVKEGEPVHVSGSFDSIVDGLILNADINAPVHAECTRCLKPIIRDWTTHVTVFFPYHDERDNRRQQDEVDIIAGEEESEDTYPLLNNGSFADLEALLRDTLVDELPLQPLCREDCRGLCSQCGVDLNENPDHTHEMTDIRFAGLADLKAQLEREQQG